The DNA sequence GGTTGTAACTAACAACCAGATCTTGATCCACTAAAGGCGAAGCCACCTAGGATCTGTTTTCTGTTGAGTTCTGGttgtatttatttgtattttttctcTTCATCTGTAAAACTGTAATAATAAAGGTTACAGTGAGGTCTAATTTTAACAACTAGAATAGATTATAATACCCCTAAGATATTGTTAAATAGAGTATTGTTATCCTAGCTTATTAGAAAAGAGAATTCCCtttacattattattttaagagatCAAGACACCAactctatattattattattattacaaagtAAGGGTATAAAAATTCGAGTGTaacgtttgtaaatatataattcaaaaagttcatacactatgaataatatataataaaaaatttggtgcaattatatattagttttagtttttttttttaaaaacaaaaaatctaactttttgtagtatattttttaaattagactttttgtatattaaaaatatgtcaatatatattaatatgttttaattattgatatttatcaATCCCATTTTACCGTAACTTTATTCTAATTGTTGAAGTTATTCAAGTATTATATCATAGTCCACACACACAGTACGTtgataaataaatgaatttctGATATAATTATCATTGCCGCTATATGACATgcgtatataatatatatgtgtatgtataacGTGTGCGTTCTGGGTGGGAAATACTCTAACGAGTATTATTATTGTCATTCCATTCTCCACATAATAGGCAGAATTTGTTGTATGCAGAAATGTTTTAAGACGagtgtcaaagaaaagatcagGTGTCATtattataacatatataatgGTGTTTTGCATTTTGTTGGCTTCTTGCTTTTTCCACTTATGTATTCTTGCATTCCACTCTGTTTCTTGTTAACATGTACAATGTTTGGTAATTAATAGACATTCATTTGAGACCCTCTCTCATCTTGGCTACGTGTTTTAATATCCACTTTCACTGCAACTACTATATTTCTCTACTTAAAACTTTTCTTTCTTTGAAATTAAAACTTGATCAGCTAAATGTGTTGTCATGTTTTGATCTCAAACAATAAGTAATtaatgctgaattttgtttttcaatCCTTAATTTTGTCAGTGATTTATACTTTGATTATCTGTACAACAATCATGGTTGCGTTTGGAAAGAAGTTAAGAGAATCGCAGATTCAAGAATGGAAAGGGTATGTATGCATTAGTTGTCTTTCTTGTTCATTAAGGTGTTTGTTAATTTCTTCATATATGTCACATTTGATGTTCTCTTGACTATTCTGAATTTGTGGGCCTATTTTTCAGATACTACATTAACTATAAATTGATGAAGAAAAAGGTAAACAGATATACACAAGAAATTCAAGTTGGAGAACAAAATCGTCCTTTGGTTCTTAGAGACTTCTCCAGATTACTAGATTGTCaggtaaaatttgaaattccatttGCCTAAATTCTTTTCACCTATATGCATTTTCACTACATTAATCCAACATGCATATGTCATTAATCTCCAGATTGAGAAGATTGTTTTGTTTCTTCTGGAACAACAAGGATTGCTTGCAAGCAGAATATCAAATCTCAGAGACCAATATGATAACATCATACAACAGCCAGAAGGAAAACAAGTATGTGATCAAGTGCAAGAAGCTTACAGAGATGTAGGCAGAGATCTTCTAAGGCTTATCTTTTATGTTGAAATCAATGCTATTGGTCTACGCAAGATTTTGAAGAAATTTGATAAACGCCTTCGCTATAAATTTACTGATTACTATGTCAAAACTCGTTCTAATCATCCTTATTCTCAATTGCGCCAAGTCTTCAAGCATGTGGTAATAATCTCATGCTCCTACCCTAGTACCCTACAACTTCATCTTAATTTGTCTCTAATTAGTTTCATCTAATTGAGCTCTTTTTTGTGACCATATGGTGTAGAGTGTTGGGGCAGTTGTTGGAGCCATATCTCGAAATCTAGCAGAACTTCAAGACCTTAAAGACAATCGTGGGAGCTATGTATCCATATACGATCAGCCTGAACTTTCCATTCCGGTTTACTCTCATAATCCATCCAAGTATCATATGCATTTTAATTAGTTcttgtcatatatatatatctaatgaTCTGTTTCAACAGGATCCTGTTGTTCATTCCATAAACACAGCTGTTGAGAGGTTATCAAACTCAAcaaattttcttcaatttttgggAAGACATGCACTTATTTTCCCAGATGAACTACCAACACCGTCTGCTGAGGACGATATTGATGATGAACAGAGATATCATTTCATATCACTTCTCTTGAACTTGGCAAACACATTTCTATATatggtaaatacatatataattgttCCAACAGCAGACCACTATTCCCTAACCCTTGGAGCTGCAGCCACTGTGTGTGGAGTTGTGATTGGTTCAATGGCCGTAGCTCAAGTGTTCTCTTCAGTTTATTTCAGTGCATGGTCAAATAGATCGTACATGAGGCCACTAGTATTTAGTAGCATCATTCTTCTATTGGGAAACACCTTATATGCTCTAGCTTATGATCTTAATTCCATATCAGTTCTTCTAATTGGCCGACTATGTTGTGGGTAAGTAATTTCATATCCTATAATGCTCTTTTAAGTTGTTTAAATCATTGGCCTATTGAAAATCtgatattatatatgtt is a window from the Cannabis sativa cultivar Pink pepper isolate KNU-18-1 chromosome 1, ASM2916894v1, whole genome shotgun sequence genome containing:
- the LOC115708335 gene encoding SPX domain-containing membrane protein At4g22990 isoform X1; this encodes MLNFVFQSLILSVIYTLIICTTIMVAFGKKLRESQIQEWKGYYINYKLMKKKVNRYTQEIQVGEQNRPLVLRDFSRLLDCQIEKIVLFLLEQQGLLASRISNLRDQYDNIIQQPEGKQVCDQVQEAYRDVGRDLLRLIFYVEINAIGLRKILKKFDKRLRYKFTDYYVKTRSNHPYSQLRQVFKHVSVGAVVGAISRNLAELQDLKDNRGSYVSIYDQPELSIPDPVVHSINTAVERLSNSTNFLQFLGRHALIFPDELPTPSAEDDIDDEQRYHFISLLLNLANTFLYMVNTYIIVPTADHYSLTLGAAATVCGVVIGSMAVAQVFSSVYFSAWSNRSYMRPLVFSSIILLLGNTLYALAYDLNSISVLLIGRLCCGLGSARAINRRYISDCVPLKLRMQASAGFVSASALGMACGPALACLFQTNFKIYKLTFNGDTLPGWVMALAWLFYLIWLWTSFREPYRENYKDLSSHDSNSGKSPRKIQAKIEKDFGEQCINVAVENGCTQPLLINYEANQEEEEEEDDLQDCDDADEDSDKVQKPVDSIVSAYRLLTPSVKVQLFIYFMLKYAMEILLAESSVVTGYYFVWSTSSVAIFLACLGLTVLPVNIVVGNYISNMFEERQVLLASQIMVCLGIVLSFQIVVPYSVPQYVGSALITFVSAEVLEGVNLSLLSRVMSSRLSRGTYNGGLLSTEAGTLARVMADGTITLSGYLGQGMLLNTTLLPSFFICISSIVATCFTYNSLY